A window from Drosophila nasuta strain 15112-1781.00 chromosome 3, ASM2355853v1, whole genome shotgun sequence encodes these proteins:
- the LOC132793251 gene encoding monocarboxylate transporter 13, whose translation MDVQTTRIVPDGGYGWIIVAAVAVINMTNQSILSVFGQLFVGELRRMQEDTFTAALITNLNSLALNFSGLFIGPAIKSFKPRNVAACGCLLVSFGLVLCSFATQTWHFIVGYSGFVGFGLGLISPSTFMAINSYFTTKRGRAVGVSLAGAGVGQVFIPHVVRYFMVNHGFRGAVLAMASLSLTGVFGALFLKPLTPAPAKHNNRKHMQLLVDKQDKSQSSITIQPLQSTPTPTKTAETLCGKMAHRLAQAMDLELLKDLVFWSIIVGMALVYTATINFTMVFPSFLQHTAQLDSQLVATCMSVVAGADIICRLLLPCITDRLRIPYRVVFLLGTAGLLFGRLLLAGSTNLGVIISMSVLIGMTKSATVINNNLTISAHCRADKLAGGLGLSMISKGIIVITVGQLLGWIRDYADSYVICLYAQAVLLLLVVLLWTPEIYYRFRKQQQHNTSKSMETTYMSPEQASSNSRA comes from the exons ATGGATGTTCAGACAACACGCATCGTGCCCGATGGTGGCTATGGCTGGATCATTGTCGCCGCAGTCGCCGTcattaat ATGACAAATCAGTCAATTTTATCGGTGTTCGGCCAACTCTTTGTGGGTGAATTGCGTCGCATGCAGGAGGATACTTTTACCGCCGCGCTCATCACCAATCTCAACAGCTTGGCTCTGAATTTCTCGGGTCTCTTCATTGGTCCAGCGATCAAGAGCTTCAAGCCACGCAATGTGGCAGCTTGCGGCTGTTTGCTGGTCTCCTTTGGCTTGGTGCTCTGCTCATTCGCCACACAGACATGGCACTTTATTGTGGGCTATAGTGGCTTTGTGGGCTTTGGCCTGGGCTTGATTTCGCCATCCACTTTTATGGCCATCAATTCGTATTTTACCACCAAACGTGGACGTGCTGTAGGCGTATCTTTGGCTGGCGCAGGAGTTGGCCAAGTTTTCATTCCGCATGTAGTCCGTTACTTTATGGTTAATCATGGATTTCGTGGCGCAGTGCTTGCCATGGCATCGCTCTCGCTCACAGGG GTCTTTGGAGCTCTGTTCCTAAAGCCATTGACTCCCGCTCCTGCCAAGCACAACAATCGCAAGCACATGCAGCTGCTGGTGGACAAACAGGACAAGTCGCAGTCTAGCATCACCATTCAACCTCTGCAAAGCACTCCTACTCCAACCAAGACTGCCGAAACGCTGTGCGGCAAGATGGCTCACCGTTTAGCGCAGGCCATGGACTTGGAACTGCTCAAGGATCTCGTCTTCTGGAGCATCATTGTGGGCATGGCTTTGGTCTACACGGCCACCATCAACTTTACCATGGTCTTCCCCAGTTTCCTGCAACACACAGCCCAGCTCGACAGCCAACTGGTGGCCACCTGCATGTCGGTAGTCGCTGGCGCTGATATCATTTGTCGCCTGCTCTTGCCCTGCATCACAGATCGGTTGCGTATACCGTATCGTGTGGTCTTCCTCCTTGGCACAGCGGGTCTGCTTTTCGGTCGCCTTTTGCTGGCCGGGTCCACCAATTTGGGAGTCATTATTTCCATGTCCGTTTTAATTGGAATGACAAAATCAGCGACGGTGATAAACAACAATCTGACAATCTCAGCTCATTGCCGTGCTGATAAGCTAGCTGGAGGTTTGGGTCTGAGCATGATAAGCAAAGGCATCATTGTAATAACAGTTGGTCAGCTCCTTGGCTGGATTCGTGATTATGCAGACTCATATGTCATCTGTTTGTACGCTCAAGCAGTGTTACTACTGCTTGTGGTCTTGTTATGGACTCCAGAGATTTACTATCGCTTTagaaagcaacagcagcacaatACTTCCAAGTCTATGGAGACTACTTACATGTCACCCGAGCAGGCTTCGTCCAACTCGCGTGCATAA
- the LOC132793256 gene encoding proteasome subunit beta type-6, which produces MGPDYDFTDTPVSTGTTIMAVEFDGGVVIGADSRTSSGAYVANRVTDKLTQISDKIYCCRSGSAADTQAIADIVAYSLNYHRNQTNKEPLVWEAASEFRNYCYNYRDSLLAGIIVAGWDEERGGQVYSVPLGGMLTHEACTIGGSGSSFIYGFVREHYREGMPKEECVDFVKKAVQHAIFHDGSSGGVVRIGIITKDGIERRLFYNTESGLPTIVGSQSFVN; this is translated from the exons ATGGGTCCCGACTACGATTTTACCGATACTCCCGTCAGCACAGGA ACAACTATTATGGCCGTAGAGTTCGATGGCGGCGTTGTGATCGGCGCCGATTCTCGTACCAGCTCTGGAGCTTATGTTGCCAATCGTGTGACCGACAAATTGACCCAAATCTCTGACAAGATCTACTGCTGTCGTAGTGGCTCTGCAGCCGACACACAGGCTATAGCTGACATTGTTGCCTACTCGCTGAATTATCATCGCAATCAGACAAACAAGGAACCACTAGTCTGGGAGGCAGCATCAGAGTTCCGTAACTATTGCTACAATTATCGCGACTCACTGTTGGCTGGTATTATTGTGGCCGGCTGGGATGAGGAGCGTGGCGGTCAGGTCTACAGTGTTCCCCTGGGTGGTATGTTGACCCATGAGGCTTGCACAATTGGCGGCTCTGGATCTAGTTTTATCTATGGCTTTGTGCGTGAACACTATCGTGAGGGTATGCCCAAGGAGGAGTGTGTGGATTTCGTCAAAAA AGCTGTGCAACATGCCATCTTCCATGATGGTAGCTCTGGCGGCGTCGTGCGCATTGGCATCATCACCAAGGATGGCATCGAACGTCGTCTGTTCTACAACACAGAGTCTGGGCTGCCGACGATTGTGGGCTCCCAAAGCTTTGTCAACTAA